Proteins encoded by one window of Salmo trutta chromosome 17, fSalTru1.1, whole genome shotgun sequence:
- the tjp3 gene encoding tight junction protein ZO-3 isoform X3 — MEVRFREVTPEMEELTIFEQHTITLGKDSKMGFGFAISGGRDQPNPDSGDTAVIVSDVVRNGPAMGRLFVRDQIVMVNGVSMDNVYSTFTIQNLKSCGKTANITVKRPRKIQLPASTRPSRAASYSNLLDQDPPQRPRRYSDGSDQAHKADRYRATSSALDRNGTAHALPLSSGYKRLPQQAFPDKPVKATLLKKKLTDEYGLKLGSQIFIKHMTETGLAAKEGTLQEGDLILKINGMTTENLSLLETKHLVEKSRGKLTMMVLRDDRKFLVSIPEVQDSAPNSEEDHNSSSELEDISDLDTDIPTPRNRVSRSATRERRTRRRAEPPLVAKSRDPSPVRSTLSRPVAKAYPSHRAPSESESDRSASPTRVRKDSPDHANKYRTLSGLSTLPNPKASPAVFDWVAPRSSRPSSSTLRPRKVVSESDSDHSASPPPRRGESSRVTEDHSRYRVLPNLPHPRTLRASPITIRQDPPRRVSSPVKALLPDSESESDSSSGPAHSQDSRSRYRATPLVAMLPQVEPPKWKAPSVTMSNPAKGRSGSESEASYASVPRRESVDSGGFSSRVSRNRYRALPEMKSSPAPVVRQDPPRQGMTPSSPVSCSSDSDRTPSPPRRSGSTDVESNHSIPHGANGNVRTGISMKSNPPVYSKTEEPLYSLPPDSIPTPSLGSDLNTVSFVKERSVGLRLVGGNDVGIFVDGVQPNSPAQEQGMKEGDQIMQVNGVDFGYFNREEAVMFLINIKRGELVDIRTQNKMDIYKKILKSNLGDSFYVRTHYDNEVEGNIGLAFTRGEVFRVVDTMHRGKLGRWLAIRMGNDLHELDKGTIPNQVRAETLASMEQVQWASEEGDRQVSGPRAEFWKLRGLRGAKKNVHRTRDDLLQLTIQGKFPAYERVLLRKANFKRPIVIMGPLNDVAMEKLAREMPDEYEVAEMAPRSSGADTTSTVIKLDTVRRIAEKNKHPLLDITPTAVERLNYIQYHPMVLFLDPHSRKDVKAMRQRMCPNSNKSSRRLYTQALKMRKHCSHLFTARIDLQPSSNVWYETLKDKIRHQQDKPVWDSQVTLEGGGEEELDALDRTHSDYLSAASELEDTDGEAFTDGEVYTDNEDLEEPFDPSNHPRMSRLTALARSSEPASEYHSPGPSPEPLREVPPLMHVSEHRSTRRPSDSPPHVDVADDTRPYHSFSDSDFRAVDKAVPTTPSDTPPDFIAPDPRVSVPENPSAELLPESPPAVTLSVIESKLQQTRVAESQERKASPSFIVLAHHQAVQTRRTCIRGSDSSDNEETDDIEWGPATEL; from the exons ACACCGGAGATGGAGGAATTAACGATATTTGAGCAGCATACTATAACACTCGGCAAA GATTCCAAGATGGGGTTTGGCTTTGCGATATCAGGAGGCAGAGACCAGCCGAACCCAGACTCGGGGGACACAGCCGTGATAGTTTCAGATGTGGTGCGGAACGGACCCGCTATGGGACGGCTGTT CGTCAGAGATCAGATCGTCATGGTCAATGGAGTGTCAATGGACAATGTGTACTCTACCTTCACCATCCAGAACCTCAAGTCATGTGGCAAAACAGCCAACATA acagtgAAGCGTCCTCGTAAGATCCAGCTCCCCGCCAGCACCAGACCATCGCGTGCTGCCTCCTACTCCAACCTGCTGGACCAGGACCCCCCGCAGAGGCCCCGACGCTACTCCGATGGTAGTGACCAGGCCCACAAAGCTGACCGCTACCGCGCCACCAGCTCCGCCCTCGACCGCAACGGGACGGCTCATGCCCTGCCGCTAAGTTCAGGGTACAAACGGCTCCCACAGCAGGCCTTCCCAGACAAGCCAGTCAAAGCCACCCTGCTGAAGAAGAAACTCACAGACG AGTATGGACTGAAGTTGGGAAGCCAGATCTTCATCAAACACATGACTGAGACGGGTCTGGCTGCCAAGGAGGGCACTCTGCAGGAGGGAGACCTCATTCTCAAG ATCAATGGGATGACCACAGAGAACCTGTCCCTTCTGGAGACCAAGCACCTGGTGGAGAAGTCCCGGGGAAAGCTGACCATGATGGTCCTGCGAGACGACCGCAAGTTCCTGGTCAGCATCCCAGAAGTGCAGGACAGTGCCCCCAACAGCGAGGAGGACCACAACAGTAGCTCTGAactggagg ACATTTCAGACCTGGATACAGACATCCCCACTCCCAGAAACAGAGTGTCACGCTCTGCAACTAGAGAACGACGCACACGCAG AAGAGCTGAGCCTCCTCTAGTAGCTAAGTCACGTGATCCGTCCCCGGTGCGGTCGACACTGTCCCGGCCTGTTGCTAAAGCCTACCCCTCTCACCGAG CCCCCTCAGAGTCTGAGTCTGACCGTAGTGCATCACCCACTCGTGTCAGGAAGGACAGCCCAGACCACGCCAACAAATACAG AACTCTTTCAGGGCTGTCCACCCTCCCCAACCCCAAAGCCTCACCTGCTGTCTTTGACTGGGTCGCCCCACGTTCCTCccgtccctcctcctccaccttgagACCTCGCAAAG tggtgtccGAGTCGGACTCGGACCACAGTGCCTCCCCACCCcccagaagaggagagagttccCGAGTCACAGAGGACCACTCCAGATATAGAGTGCTCCCTAACCTGCCCCACCCTAGGACACTGAGAGCCTCACCCATCACCATTCGTCAGGATCCTCCTCGAcgggtctcctctcctgtcaaaGCCCTACTCCCAG ACTCTGAATCTGAGTCAGACAGCAGCTCCGGGCCCGCCCACAGCCAGGACTCCCGAAGCAGATACAG AGCCACTCCCTTGGTAGCCATGTTGCCCCAGGTGGAGCCCCCCAAGTGGAAAGCCCCCAGTGTCACAATGAGCAATCCTGCTAAAG GGCGCTCAGGATCAGAGTCGGAGGCAAGTTATGCGTCCGTCCCTCGACGGGAGTCTGTAGACAGTGGAGGCTTTAGCTCCAGGGTATCCAGGAACAGATACAG AGCTCTGCCTGAGATGAAGTCTTCTCCAGCTCCAGTAGTGAGACAGGACCCCCCTCGACAAGGCATGACCCCCTCCAGTCCAGTCTCAT GTTCCTCTGATTCGGACCGTACACCCTCACCCCCAAGGAGGTCTGGGAGTACAGACGTGGAGAGCAACCACAG TATTCCACACggagccaatggcaatgtccgcacTGGGATATCAATGAAGAGCAACCCTCCAGTCTACT CCAAGACAGAGGAACCCCTCTACTCCCTACCCCCAGACTCCATTCCTACACCTAGCTTGGG CTCAGATCTGAACACAGTGTCGTTTGTGAAGGAGAGGAGCGTTGGCCTGAGACTGGTGGGAGGCAACGATGTGGGCATCTTTGTGGACGGGGTTCAGCCCAATAGCCCCGCTCAGGAGCAGGGCATGAAGGAGGGGGACCAGATCATGCAG GTGAATGGGGTGGACTTTGGTTATTTCAACCGTGAGGAAGCTGTTATGTTCCTGATCAACATCAAGAGAGGGGAGCTGGTCGACATCCGTACTCAGAACAAGATGGACA TTTACAAGAAGATCCTGAAGTCCAACCTGGGGGACTCGTTCTACGTCCGGACCCACTATGACAATGAGGTGGAGGGCAACATCGGCCTAGCCTTCACCAGGGGAGAGGTGTTCAGGGTGGTGGACACCATGCACAGGGGCAAGCTGGGAAGGTGGCTGGCTATACGCATGGGCAACGACCTGCATGAGCTGGACAAGGGCACCATCCCCAACCAGGTCAG gGCCGAGACTCTGGCCAGTATGGAGCAGGTTCAGTGGGCCAGTGAAGAAGGGGATCGCCAGGTCTCAGGGCCCAGGGCAGAGTTCTGGAAACTACGGGGGCTCAGAGGGGCCAAGAAAAACGTCCACAGGACTCGTGATGACCTGCTCCAGCTTACCATCCAGGGCAAATTCCCAGCATACGAGAGAGTTCTGCTCAGAAAAG CTAATTTCAAACGGCCAATCGTCATCATGGGTCCTCTGAACGATGTGGCCATGGAGAAGCTGGCCAGAGAGATGCCTGATGAATATGAGGTGGCAGAGATGGCTCCTCGTAGTAGTGGCGCAGACACTACTTCCACGGTCATCAAGCTGGACACAGTACGAAGGATTGCAGAGAAG AACAAGCACCCTCTGCTGGACATTACTCCTACTGCAGTGGAGCGTCTGAACTACATCCAGTACCACCCCATGGTGCTGTTCCTGGACCCACACAGCAGGAAGGACGTCAAGGCCATGAGGCAGAGGATGTGCCCCAACTCCAACAAGAGCTCCAGACGCCTCTACACACAGGCCCTCAAGATGAGGAAGCACTGCAGCCATCTGTTcacag CTCGTATTGATCTCCAGCCCAGCTCTAATGTGTGGTATGAGACTCTGAAAGACAAGATCAGACACCAGCAAGACAAACCTGTCTGGGACTCACAAGTCACG ttggaGGGAGGCGGCGAGGAGGAGCTGGATGCATTGGACCGGACCCACTCGGACTACCTGAGTGCTGCCAGCGAACTGGAGGACACAGACGGAGAGGCGTTTACAGACGGAGAGGTCTACACTGACAATGAGGACCTGGAGGAACCATTCGATCCCAGCAATCATCCCCGGATGTCCAGGCTCACCGCTCTAGCCCGGTCTTCAGAGCCTGCCTCTGAGTACCACAGCCCCGGCCCCTCCCCCGAGCCTCTGAGAGAGGTTCCACCCCTGATGCATGTGTCTGAGCACAGATCGACCCGTCGTCCATCTGACAGCCCTCCTCACGTTGACGTTGCTGATGACACCCGACCCTATCATAGCTTCTCAGATTCGGACTTCAGGGCCGTTGACAAGGCTGTTCCGACCACCCCCTCGGACACACCCCCTGACTTCATAGCCCCTGACCCCAGAGTCTCTGTGCCTGAGAACCCGTCGGCTGAACTGTTGCCAGAGAGCCCCCCAGCTGTCACTCTGTCAGTCATAGAGAGTAAACTTCAACAG ACCCGTGTGGCAGAATCTCAGGAGAGGAAAGCATCTCCATCGTTCATTGT GTTGGCTCACCACCAGGCTGTCCAAACAAGACGCACTTGCATCCGAGGCAGTGACAGCTCTGACAATGAAGAGACTGATGACATCGAGTGGGGTCCAGCTACAGAACTTTAG
- the tjp3 gene encoding tight junction protein ZO-3 isoform X2 has product MGQTPEMEELTIFEQHTITLGKDSKMGFGFAISGGRDQPNPDSGDTAVIVSDVVRNGPAMGRLFVRDQIVMVNGVSMDNVYSTFTIQNLKSCGKTANITVKRPRKIQLPASTRPSRAASYSNLLDQDPPQRPRRYSDGSDQAHKADRYRATSSALDRNGTAHALPLSSGYKRLPQQAFPDKPVKATLLKKKLTDEYGLKLGSQIFIKHMTETGLAAKEGTLQEGDLILKINGMTTENLSLLETKHLVEKSRGKLTMMVLRDDRKFLVSIPEVQDSAPNSEEDHNSSSELEDISDLDTDIPTPRNRVSRSATRERRTRRHSVSLACCRRAEPPLVAKSRDPSPVRSTLSRPVAKAYPSHRAPSESESDRSASPTRVRKDSPDHANKYRTLSGLSTLPNPKASPAVFDWVAPRSSRPSSSTLRPRKVVSESDSDHSASPPPRRGESSRVTEDHSRYRVLPNLPHPRTLRASPITIRQDPPRRVSSPVKALLPDSESESDSSSGPAHSQDSRSRYRATPLVAMLPQVEPPKWKAPSVTMSNPAKGRSGSESEASYASVPRRESVDSGGFSSRVSRNRYRALPEMKSSPAPVVRQDPPRQGMTPSSPVSCSSDSDRTPSPPRRSGSTDVESNHSIPHGANGNVRTGISMKSNPPVYSKTEEPLYSLPPDSIPTPSLGSDLNTVSFVKERSVGLRLVGGNDVGIFVDGVQPNSPAQEQGMKEGDQIMQVNGVDFGYFNREEAVMFLINIKRGELVDIRTQNKMDIYKKILKSNLGDSFYVRTHYDNEVEGNIGLAFTRGEVFRVVDTMHRGKLGRWLAIRMGNDLHELDKGTIPNQVRAETLASMEQVQWASEEGDRQVSGPRAEFWKLRGLRGAKKNVHRTRDDLLQLTIQGKFPAYERVLLRKANFKRPIVIMGPLNDVAMEKLAREMPDEYEVAEMAPRSSGADTTSTVIKLDTVRRIAEKNKHPLLDITPTAVERLNYIQYHPMVLFLDPHSRKDVKAMRQRMCPNSNKSSRRLYTQALKMRKHCSHLFTARIDLQPSSNVWYETLKDKIRHQQDKPVWDSQVTLEGGGEEELDALDRTHSDYLSAASELEDTDGEAFTDGEVYTDNEDLEEPFDPSNHPRMSRLTALARSSEPASEYHSPGPSPEPLREVPPLMHVSEHRSTRRPSDSPPHVDVADDTRPYHSFSDSDFRAVDKAVPTTPSDTPPDFIAPDPRVSVPENPSAELLPESPPAVTLSVIESKLQQTRVAESQERKASPSFIVLAHHQAVQTRRTCIRGSDSSDNEETDDIEWGPATEL; this is encoded by the exons ATGGGACAG ACACCGGAGATGGAGGAATTAACGATATTTGAGCAGCATACTATAACACTCGGCAAA GATTCCAAGATGGGGTTTGGCTTTGCGATATCAGGAGGCAGAGACCAGCCGAACCCAGACTCGGGGGACACAGCCGTGATAGTTTCAGATGTGGTGCGGAACGGACCCGCTATGGGACGGCTGTT CGTCAGAGATCAGATCGTCATGGTCAATGGAGTGTCAATGGACAATGTGTACTCTACCTTCACCATCCAGAACCTCAAGTCATGTGGCAAAACAGCCAACATA acagtgAAGCGTCCTCGTAAGATCCAGCTCCCCGCCAGCACCAGACCATCGCGTGCTGCCTCCTACTCCAACCTGCTGGACCAGGACCCCCCGCAGAGGCCCCGACGCTACTCCGATGGTAGTGACCAGGCCCACAAAGCTGACCGCTACCGCGCCACCAGCTCCGCCCTCGACCGCAACGGGACGGCTCATGCCCTGCCGCTAAGTTCAGGGTACAAACGGCTCCCACAGCAGGCCTTCCCAGACAAGCCAGTCAAAGCCACCCTGCTGAAGAAGAAACTCACAGACG AGTATGGACTGAAGTTGGGAAGCCAGATCTTCATCAAACACATGACTGAGACGGGTCTGGCTGCCAAGGAGGGCACTCTGCAGGAGGGAGACCTCATTCTCAAG ATCAATGGGATGACCACAGAGAACCTGTCCCTTCTGGAGACCAAGCACCTGGTGGAGAAGTCCCGGGGAAAGCTGACCATGATGGTCCTGCGAGACGACCGCAAGTTCCTGGTCAGCATCCCAGAAGTGCAGGACAGTGCCCCCAACAGCGAGGAGGACCACAACAGTAGCTCTGAactggagg ACATTTCAGACCTGGATACAGACATCCCCACTCCCAGAAACAGAGTGTCACGCTCTGCAACTAGAGAACGACGCACACGCAG GCATTCTGTCTCTCTGGCTTGTTGCAGAAGAGCTGAGCCTCCTCTAGTAGCTAAGTCACGTGATCCGTCCCCGGTGCGGTCGACACTGTCCCGGCCTGTTGCTAAAGCCTACCCCTCTCACCGAG CCCCCTCAGAGTCTGAGTCTGACCGTAGTGCATCACCCACTCGTGTCAGGAAGGACAGCCCAGACCACGCCAACAAATACAG AACTCTTTCAGGGCTGTCCACCCTCCCCAACCCCAAAGCCTCACCTGCTGTCTTTGACTGGGTCGCCCCACGTTCCTCccgtccctcctcctccaccttgagACCTCGCAAAG tggtgtccGAGTCGGACTCGGACCACAGTGCCTCCCCACCCcccagaagaggagagagttccCGAGTCACAGAGGACCACTCCAGATATAGAGTGCTCCCTAACCTGCCCCACCCTAGGACACTGAGAGCCTCACCCATCACCATTCGTCAGGATCCTCCTCGAcgggtctcctctcctgtcaaaGCCCTACTCCCAG ACTCTGAATCTGAGTCAGACAGCAGCTCCGGGCCCGCCCACAGCCAGGACTCCCGAAGCAGATACAG AGCCACTCCCTTGGTAGCCATGTTGCCCCAGGTGGAGCCCCCCAAGTGGAAAGCCCCCAGTGTCACAATGAGCAATCCTGCTAAAG GGCGCTCAGGATCAGAGTCGGAGGCAAGTTATGCGTCCGTCCCTCGACGGGAGTCTGTAGACAGTGGAGGCTTTAGCTCCAGGGTATCCAGGAACAGATACAG AGCTCTGCCTGAGATGAAGTCTTCTCCAGCTCCAGTAGTGAGACAGGACCCCCCTCGACAAGGCATGACCCCCTCCAGTCCAGTCTCAT GTTCCTCTGATTCGGACCGTACACCCTCACCCCCAAGGAGGTCTGGGAGTACAGACGTGGAGAGCAACCACAG TATTCCACACggagccaatggcaatgtccgcacTGGGATATCAATGAAGAGCAACCCTCCAGTCTACT CCAAGACAGAGGAACCCCTCTACTCCCTACCCCCAGACTCCATTCCTACACCTAGCTTGGG CTCAGATCTGAACACAGTGTCGTTTGTGAAGGAGAGGAGCGTTGGCCTGAGACTGGTGGGAGGCAACGATGTGGGCATCTTTGTGGACGGGGTTCAGCCCAATAGCCCCGCTCAGGAGCAGGGCATGAAGGAGGGGGACCAGATCATGCAG GTGAATGGGGTGGACTTTGGTTATTTCAACCGTGAGGAAGCTGTTATGTTCCTGATCAACATCAAGAGAGGGGAGCTGGTCGACATCCGTACTCAGAACAAGATGGACA TTTACAAGAAGATCCTGAAGTCCAACCTGGGGGACTCGTTCTACGTCCGGACCCACTATGACAATGAGGTGGAGGGCAACATCGGCCTAGCCTTCACCAGGGGAGAGGTGTTCAGGGTGGTGGACACCATGCACAGGGGCAAGCTGGGAAGGTGGCTGGCTATACGCATGGGCAACGACCTGCATGAGCTGGACAAGGGCACCATCCCCAACCAGGTCAG gGCCGAGACTCTGGCCAGTATGGAGCAGGTTCAGTGGGCCAGTGAAGAAGGGGATCGCCAGGTCTCAGGGCCCAGGGCAGAGTTCTGGAAACTACGGGGGCTCAGAGGGGCCAAGAAAAACGTCCACAGGACTCGTGATGACCTGCTCCAGCTTACCATCCAGGGCAAATTCCCAGCATACGAGAGAGTTCTGCTCAGAAAAG CTAATTTCAAACGGCCAATCGTCATCATGGGTCCTCTGAACGATGTGGCCATGGAGAAGCTGGCCAGAGAGATGCCTGATGAATATGAGGTGGCAGAGATGGCTCCTCGTAGTAGTGGCGCAGACACTACTTCCACGGTCATCAAGCTGGACACAGTACGAAGGATTGCAGAGAAG AACAAGCACCCTCTGCTGGACATTACTCCTACTGCAGTGGAGCGTCTGAACTACATCCAGTACCACCCCATGGTGCTGTTCCTGGACCCACACAGCAGGAAGGACGTCAAGGCCATGAGGCAGAGGATGTGCCCCAACTCCAACAAGAGCTCCAGACGCCTCTACACACAGGCCCTCAAGATGAGGAAGCACTGCAGCCATCTGTTcacag CTCGTATTGATCTCCAGCCCAGCTCTAATGTGTGGTATGAGACTCTGAAAGACAAGATCAGACACCAGCAAGACAAACCTGTCTGGGACTCACAAGTCACG ttggaGGGAGGCGGCGAGGAGGAGCTGGATGCATTGGACCGGACCCACTCGGACTACCTGAGTGCTGCCAGCGAACTGGAGGACACAGACGGAGAGGCGTTTACAGACGGAGAGGTCTACACTGACAATGAGGACCTGGAGGAACCATTCGATCCCAGCAATCATCCCCGGATGTCCAGGCTCACCGCTCTAGCCCGGTCTTCAGAGCCTGCCTCTGAGTACCACAGCCCCGGCCCCTCCCCCGAGCCTCTGAGAGAGGTTCCACCCCTGATGCATGTGTCTGAGCACAGATCGACCCGTCGTCCATCTGACAGCCCTCCTCACGTTGACGTTGCTGATGACACCCGACCCTATCATAGCTTCTCAGATTCGGACTTCAGGGCCGTTGACAAGGCTGTTCCGACCACCCCCTCGGACACACCCCCTGACTTCATAGCCCCTGACCCCAGAGTCTCTGTGCCTGAGAACCCGTCGGCTGAACTGTTGCCAGAGAGCCCCCCAGCTGTCACTCTGTCAGTCATAGAGAGTAAACTTCAACAG ACCCGTGTGGCAGAATCTCAGGAGAGGAAAGCATCTCCATCGTTCATTGT GTTGGCTCACCACCAGGCTGTCCAAACAAGACGCACTTGCATCCGAGGCAGTGACAGCTCTGACAATGAAGAGACTGATGACATCGAGTGGGGTCCAGCTACAGAACTTTAG